AGGATTTCCATATTTTCAATACAATATCTATCGAATTAATAGTGTTTTCAAAAATAACAATTCGTGACTGATCAAAATTCAGTTGGAGTACTAATTATAGTTTCTTGGGATTAAATAATTTTCAATTTGGGGATACCTTCGAAATCCTTTTCATTATCAGTTACTAATGTAAATCCATTAGCCAATGCCGTAGCGGCAATAATAGCATCGGGCGTTTTGATTTTTCTCCCTTTGCGGATACTCACGCAAACATTCACAATTTCGGTATCGAGGTTGAAAATAGAGCTATCAGTTATAAAGTCTTTGATCAGCTGATTTTTATTGGAGTTCCAAGTGAGAAGTTCAATTTGACTAATGATTGAAAGATTGGGAACCGCATTAATTACGTTGTCAAGAAAAGTCATCCCTGCATCAGGCAAACTTCCGGACAAGTAGTGCGAAACTGCATTGGTATCAACTAAATATTCTTCCATTCATCGCGACTCTCGCCGATATGCCTACTTAAATCATGACTCTC
The genomic region above belongs to Dyadobacter pollutisoli and contains:
- a CDS encoding type II toxin-antitoxin system VapC family toxin produces the protein MEEYLVDTNAVSHYLSGSLPDAGMTFLDNVINAVPNLSIISQIELLTWNSNKNQLIKDFITDSSIFNLDTEIVNVCVSIRKGRKIKTPDAIIAATALANGFTLVTDNEKDFEGIPKLKII